A single Ziziphus jujuba cultivar Dongzao chromosome 11, ASM3175591v1 DNA region contains:
- the LOC107432811 gene encoding ankyrin repeat-containing protein ITN1 isoform X1, whose amino-acid sequence MAIDSKAELGGLRDLEKGLKMASASCSPVAQTSPIVRCPSTPTLVLSNSGKALLVSNSSKSLVVSNSGKRMDQVGKKKYVKQVTGRHNDTELHLAAKKGDLAVVKQIIADIDAQMVGTLNGAEFDAEVANIRTSIVNEVNELGETALFTAAEKGHLNVVKELLQYSTKEGISMKNRSGLDPLHVAASQGHQAIVRVLLEYDPGLSKTVGQSNATPLITAATRGHLQVVNELLLKDSCIIDASRSNGKNALHLSARQGHVDIVRALLEKDSQLARRTDKKGQTALHMAVKGVSSQVVRLLLQADPATVMLPDKFGNTALHIAARKKRVEIVNELLLLPDTNVNALTRDHKTAIDIVEGLPLSEETAEIKDSLARYGAVRANELNQPRDELRKTVTQIKKDVHIQLEQTRKTNKNVDGIAKELRKLHRAGINNATNSVTVVAVLFATVAFAAIFTVPGGDNESGMAVMVSSASFKIFFIFNAVALFTSLAVVVVQITLVRGETKTERRVVEVINKLMWLASVCTTVAFISSSYIVVGRHHRWAAILVTVIGAATMTGVLGTMTYYVVKSKRIRKVRKKSRTVTNSWRRSESDSEPNPIYAI is encoded by the exons ATGGCTATCGACTCCAAGGCCGAATTAG GAGGTTTGAGAGATCTGGAGAAGGGACTGAAAATGGCATCGGCGTCATGCAGTCCCGTGGCTCAAACGTCGCCGATTGTGCGTTGTCCATCGACGCCGACTCTTGTCCTATCCAATTCCGGCAAGGCTCTACTGGTTTCCAATTCCAGTAAGTCACTGGTGGTTTCCAATTCCGGTAAGCGGATGGATCAAGTTGGGAAGAAAAAATACGTGAAGCAGGTGACCGGAAGGCACAACGACACCGAGCTCCATTTGGCCGCCAAGAAGGGCGATTTGGCCGTCGTCAAACAAATTATTGCAGATATAGATGCACAGATGGTTGGAACGCTTAATGGTGCAGAGTTCGATGCAGAGGTTGCCAATATAAGGACGTCGATTGTGAATGAGGTGAATGAGTTGGGAGAGACGGCTCTCTTCACCGCGGCGGAGAAAGGACATCTCAATGTGGTGAAGGAACTCTTGCAGTACTCTACTAAAGAGGGTATTTCTATGAAGAACCGGTCCGGGCTTGATCCGTTGCATGTTGCTGCAAGTCAAGGTCACCAAG CCATTGTTCGGGTACTATTGGAATATGACCCTGGACTAAGCAAAACTGTTGGTCAGTCAAATGCAACCCCTCTTATAACGGCGGCTACAAGAGGGCATTTACAAGTAGTTAATGAATTGCTATTGAAAGATTCTTGCATAATTGATGCCTCTAGATCCAATGGGAAGAATGCATTACATCTATCTGCAAGGCAGGGGCATGTGGATATTGTAAGAGCATTGCTTGAGAAGGATTCACAACTTGCACGGAGGACGGATAAGAAAGGACAGACTGCATTGCATATGGCTGTAAAAGGGGTTAGCTCTCAAGTGGTGAGGTTGCTTCTTCAAGCTGATCCAGCTACTGTCATGCTCCCTGACAAGTTTGGCAATACAGCTTTACATATTGCCGCTAGAAAGAAGCGGGTAGAG ATAGTGAATGAGTTGTTACTCCTTCCTGACACCAATGTGAATGCTCTAACAAGAGACCATAAAACAGCCATTGACATAGTTGAAGGACTCCCCCTCTCGGAAGAAACTGCAGAGATAAAGGATTCCTTGGCTCGATATGGAGCTGTCAGAGCAAATGAACTTAACCAGCCAAGGGATGAGCTTAGGAAAACCGTAACACAGATAAAAAAAGATGTCCACATCCAGCTAGAGCAAACCCGCAAAACCAATAAGAATGTGGATGGGATTGCGAAGGAGCTTCGTAAGCTTCACAGGGCAGGTATCAATAATGCCACTAACTCAGTCACCGTGGTAGCTGTTCTCTTTGCAACAGTAGCCTTTGCTGCTATTTTTACAGTTCCTGGTGGTGATAATGAGAGTGGTATGGCTGTGATGGTGAGCAGTGCATCATTCAagatcttcttcatcttcaatgcTGTGGCACTCTTCACATCATTGGCTGTTGTTGTGGTACAAATCACACTTGTCAGGGGAGAGACAAAGACAGAGAGAAGGGTTGTGGAGGTGATAAATAAGTTGATGTGGTTGGCCTCTGTCTGTACCACAGTCGCATTTATTTCATCATCTTATATAGTGGTTGGTCGGCATCATAGGTGGGCTGCCATTCTTGTTACAGTTATAGGGGCAGCTACCATGACTGGGGTTCTTGGCACCATGACTTATTATGTGGTGAAGTCGAAACGGATTCGCAAAGTAAGAAAGAAGTCAAGGACTGTAACCAACTCGTGGCGCCGCTCGGAGTCTGATTCAGAACCAAACCCTATTTATGCCATTTGA
- the LOC107432811 gene encoding ankyrin repeat-containing protein ITN1 isoform X2, with translation MAIDSKAELGLRDLEKGLKMASASCSPVAQTSPIVRCPSTPTLVLSNSGKALLVSNSSKSLVVSNSGKRMDQVGKKKYVKQVTGRHNDTELHLAAKKGDLAVVKQIIADIDAQMVGTLNGAEFDAEVANIRTSIVNEVNELGETALFTAAEKGHLNVVKELLQYSTKEGISMKNRSGLDPLHVAASQGHQAIVRVLLEYDPGLSKTVGQSNATPLITAATRGHLQVVNELLLKDSCIIDASRSNGKNALHLSARQGHVDIVRALLEKDSQLARRTDKKGQTALHMAVKGVSSQVVRLLLQADPATVMLPDKFGNTALHIAARKKRVEIVNELLLLPDTNVNALTRDHKTAIDIVEGLPLSEETAEIKDSLARYGAVRANELNQPRDELRKTVTQIKKDVHIQLEQTRKTNKNVDGIAKELRKLHRAGINNATNSVTVVAVLFATVAFAAIFTVPGGDNESGMAVMVSSASFKIFFIFNAVALFTSLAVVVVQITLVRGETKTERRVVEVINKLMWLASVCTTVAFISSSYIVVGRHHRWAAILVTVIGAATMTGVLGTMTYYVVKSKRIRKVRKKSRTVTNSWRRSESDSEPNPIYAI, from the exons ATGGCTATCGACTCCAAGGCCGAATTAG GTTTGAGAGATCTGGAGAAGGGACTGAAAATGGCATCGGCGTCATGCAGTCCCGTGGCTCAAACGTCGCCGATTGTGCGTTGTCCATCGACGCCGACTCTTGTCCTATCCAATTCCGGCAAGGCTCTACTGGTTTCCAATTCCAGTAAGTCACTGGTGGTTTCCAATTCCGGTAAGCGGATGGATCAAGTTGGGAAGAAAAAATACGTGAAGCAGGTGACCGGAAGGCACAACGACACCGAGCTCCATTTGGCCGCCAAGAAGGGCGATTTGGCCGTCGTCAAACAAATTATTGCAGATATAGATGCACAGATGGTTGGAACGCTTAATGGTGCAGAGTTCGATGCAGAGGTTGCCAATATAAGGACGTCGATTGTGAATGAGGTGAATGAGTTGGGAGAGACGGCTCTCTTCACCGCGGCGGAGAAAGGACATCTCAATGTGGTGAAGGAACTCTTGCAGTACTCTACTAAAGAGGGTATTTCTATGAAGAACCGGTCCGGGCTTGATCCGTTGCATGTTGCTGCAAGTCAAGGTCACCAAG CCATTGTTCGGGTACTATTGGAATATGACCCTGGACTAAGCAAAACTGTTGGTCAGTCAAATGCAACCCCTCTTATAACGGCGGCTACAAGAGGGCATTTACAAGTAGTTAATGAATTGCTATTGAAAGATTCTTGCATAATTGATGCCTCTAGATCCAATGGGAAGAATGCATTACATCTATCTGCAAGGCAGGGGCATGTGGATATTGTAAGAGCATTGCTTGAGAAGGATTCACAACTTGCACGGAGGACGGATAAGAAAGGACAGACTGCATTGCATATGGCTGTAAAAGGGGTTAGCTCTCAAGTGGTGAGGTTGCTTCTTCAAGCTGATCCAGCTACTGTCATGCTCCCTGACAAGTTTGGCAATACAGCTTTACATATTGCCGCTAGAAAGAAGCGGGTAGAG ATAGTGAATGAGTTGTTACTCCTTCCTGACACCAATGTGAATGCTCTAACAAGAGACCATAAAACAGCCATTGACATAGTTGAAGGACTCCCCCTCTCGGAAGAAACTGCAGAGATAAAGGATTCCTTGGCTCGATATGGAGCTGTCAGAGCAAATGAACTTAACCAGCCAAGGGATGAGCTTAGGAAAACCGTAACACAGATAAAAAAAGATGTCCACATCCAGCTAGAGCAAACCCGCAAAACCAATAAGAATGTGGATGGGATTGCGAAGGAGCTTCGTAAGCTTCACAGGGCAGGTATCAATAATGCCACTAACTCAGTCACCGTGGTAGCTGTTCTCTTTGCAACAGTAGCCTTTGCTGCTATTTTTACAGTTCCTGGTGGTGATAATGAGAGTGGTATGGCTGTGATGGTGAGCAGTGCATCATTCAagatcttcttcatcttcaatgcTGTGGCACTCTTCACATCATTGGCTGTTGTTGTGGTACAAATCACACTTGTCAGGGGAGAGACAAAGACAGAGAGAAGGGTTGTGGAGGTGATAAATAAGTTGATGTGGTTGGCCTCTGTCTGTACCACAGTCGCATTTATTTCATCATCTTATATAGTGGTTGGTCGGCATCATAGGTGGGCTGCCATTCTTGTTACAGTTATAGGGGCAGCTACCATGACTGGGGTTCTTGGCACCATGACTTATTATGTGGTGAAGTCGAAACGGATTCGCAAAGTAAGAAAGAAGTCAAGGACTGTAACCAACTCGTGGCGCCGCTCGGAGTCTGATTCAGAACCAAACCCTATTTATGCCATTTGA